The Nitrospirota bacterium DNA segment CCAACTCGGTCTGCGTTGGCTCAAGCGCTGCGTGGCGACGGCGATGCAGCGGCTGCCTGTCTTCAACGCCTGCCTAACGCCAATTCGTTTAGCGCCTGTCATCAAGCGGCTTTAATTAAATTGGTAAGGGAATCAGACTTCGGCATACAGAATCATTCAAGACTCTTGAAAATCGTCATGGAGTCCAAGGATATCCATTGACCGAGGTTGGGAAAAAAGACATTGAGAATATATCCAAGTTCATATTGGCGAATATCTGTAGTGCCGAGAAAAGAGCAGGAATCTATTCATCCAACGTTAGACAGGTTTATGAGACAGCCGAGTTATTGTCGGGTGCTACCGGTCTTCCTTGGCATGTCGATGAAAATCTAAGAAATTTGCATGTGGGGGTTTTCGATGGTTTGGCAGATGATGAGGTTAATTCCAAGTATCCCGATGCAGCTCGTCGTCTTGCGCTTTGGCGTCAGGGAAAATTGGATGTAAACGAAATCGGGATTCCGGAAGCCGAGACAATGAGGGATTTCTTGGACAGAATTAGATTAGCGCTTCAGCCAATTCTTTGTTCTGATTTGGATGTTGCAGTTGTTGTTGTTTCGCGATCTGTTGGAATCGCAATAATCAATATTCTCTTGGAAAATACATATTTGAGAGATAAACCTTATACTAGGTATCGGCTTGATCCTGGCTCAATCACACTGCTTGAAGTGAGCCAACCTCACGGAGCT contains these protein-coding regions:
- a CDS encoding histidine phosphatase family protein, with protein sequence MGKGIRLRHTESFKTLENRHGVQGYPLTEVGKKDIENISKFILANICSAEKRAGIYSSNVRQVYETAELLSGATGLPWHVDENLRNLHVGVFDGLADDEVNSKYPDAARRLALWRQGKLDVNEIGIPEAETMRDFLDRIRLALQPILCSDLDVAVVVVSRSVGIAIINILLENTYLRDKPYTRYRLDPGSITLLEVSQPHGARLTFDNRSDFLNRAMNYPDD